A stretch of DNA from Lotus japonicus ecotype B-129 chromosome 4, LjGifu_v1.2:
AATGAAAGTCTTGTATTTAATGGTCTTGACCTCAACTTCGATTACTTAGTCGAGTAGTTATTCGAACGGATGATGACAAAAATAAGCCAAGTGGTCGTTTGAACTTTGAACAAACTAGAAGATCAAATTTTTTTTGTACACATGCTCAAAAGGGGAAAATGAACGGAAGATTTTTAGTAACATAATGTCTTTAATGGTTAGTTTACTTTttactattttaaatttttttaaaataaaaataaagaatgccttgataattttctttttttggtttcTGTACTTTTTATTTGATCAAATTGGTTTCTGTACTTTGATTAGCAAACCTTGATTCAATGTCAACCAACATACACCCatggcttattaaaaaaaacttgcaTACACCCCCAAAATGGCAAAACCATTTAAATCAATTAAACGTATTTAATGAATAACCAGATGAAGTGTATGCAATGAGCAGCCATTACTAGATACGTTGAAAATTAGTGGCAGAAACGATCAATAAAAAATCATACAATGATCTGAACTTGTTAGCAACATGCTAACATGTCTTCTATGTTTCAATGGGTGCACCGCACGTTGCCCAACCTcataaaataatcataatcttgAAGTCAAAATTTTCTTGCTCTATATATACATCACCCAAAACTCTACACCCCTATCCAAGTTTTCTCAATTACCACTTTCTGGTGTCCAGTGTGGTTAATAACACAGAGTAAACATGTCTAATTCTCTCTTCTCATTGCTCATTCTTTTGCTTCCTTGCACTATTTTAGCCTCACCACATTCTCCTGAAGATTTTGATGAGCCAATCACTTCCTTCCCAGGGGAAACCATTTACACTCTCAAAGTTCCAACATTAGAGGAAAACAACTTCGATAATCTCCTATCCTTTGGTCACTACCAAAAAAGCTGTCCACAATTTGAATCCATCCTAAACAGGAAAGTGCAAGAATGGATTCATAAGGATTACACTTTAGCAGCTAGTCTCCTAAGGTTACATTTCCATGATTGCTCAATCAGGGTAATTAAATTACTAACAATATATTCTTCTCTAGCAATGAGGCTATTTTTGATTCTTTGTGAAGTTTGTAGTTTTACTCAATTGGGTTATATTCATGCAGGGATGTGATGCTTCTATTCTTTTGAACCATGATGGAAGTGAGAGGTCAGCACAGGCAAGCAAGACACTGAGAGGATTTGATGTGATTGATGATATTAAGGCAGAGCTGGAGAAGCATTGCCCAAAAACAGTTTCTTGTGCAGACATTCTGACTGCTGCTACCAGGGATGCCACTGTTAAGTTGGGTGGTCCATATTGGCCAGTTCCTTATGGAAGGAAAGATGGGTTGGTCTCCATTGCCAAGGAAGCTGAAATGGTGCCTATGGGTCATGAAAACATTACTTCCTTGGTTGAGTTTTTCCAATCCAAGGGCCTAAATGTGCTTGACTTGGTGGTTCTTTCAGGTAAAAACTACTTGAATAATTTAAGGGTGTGTTTGTGTTGGTATAGAAGTAAAATACCCTTTACAAAATGTGACAAATAACTTATAGTGAGAGAATGGTAGGTTTGGTCCTTAAAATATTTTGTATCTGACAAGTTAGTCATAGGAAAGAAGGAAATATGTAGGGAAGTTTCTGAATGTGTAATTTAGTTCCTGACCTCAAATTTGATCAACTAAAACGTCAATTAAGTTTGTCTTTGCAAAGGTCACATGGACAAACTTGATTCACATTTTACACATTTAAGAACTTTCAAATGGATTTCCTTCGTCTCAACAATAATTTGTCAGTTGCAAAATCTTTCAGAGACTAAGTTGATCACTCACTCGACTTATAATCGTATGTCAGGATCAATTTGCCTTTATTTtcatatagcatgtttggacgATCAACTTActttttctcataatcaattatgtcACCCAAAGGCTACTAACATAAATTTCcctccataattgattttaaatttagaaGTAATTGTAGAAGCCATTGCTTTTTGGCCTAGAAAAGTGTTTTTCCTTCAAAGTTTTCCTTTTAAATTGTTACTAAACTTACTATATATACAATATGATAGGGGCTCATACTATTGGAAGGGCTTCATGTGGATCAATTCAATATAGACTATACAATTACAATGGAACTGGGAAACCTGACCCTTCCATAGCTCCCAAGTACCTCAACTTCTTGCAAAGAAAGTGTAGATGGGCCTCAGAGTATGTTGATCTTGATGCTACTACTCCAAGAGCCTTTGATCCTGTATACTACATCAATCTcaagaagaagatgggattgttATCCACAGATCAGTTGTTGTATTCTGATCcaaggacttctcctattgTTTCTGCATTTGCTGGTGCCCCTTACGTTTTCACACACCAGTTTGCAGTGTCCATGGCAAAGCTTGGCGATGTTGAAGTTCTCACGGGGGAAGATGAAGGGGAAATCAGGACCAACTGTAATGCCATCAATGCTTATTGATATCTCCTAGTTTCTGCTTTGAACAATTTTTGATTTGTACTTGGCTCTTGTTGTCTTGCTTTCTTTTTTCATGAATATTACTAATATTTGAAATCACACTTTTATCAGCTTTGACATTATTCTTAAAGCAAACAAGAATTACTCATTATTCATGAAGCAACACTTTCTGAAATGTTTGTAATTGTAACATGGGATGACAACTTAATGGCTTATTTGCTGAAGTTGTAATTGTCACCCTTCTTTACTGCAGTATTAACACTATTCTTGTCATATCTCAAACTGAAGAGCTATGACTTTGCCTTTCAATTTAGAATTAGTGATCCACAGTATAATATTATATGTTTTCACGTTTGAGAATCGTTATTCTCACTATCTTAACATCTATTCAGACTacctttatatttataaaatccGTAaagatctttaaaaaaaaattaaaggtgTGTTTCTTACGCGGTGCATTGCTAGCGCACTTTCAACATGATTCAAACTAGACCTTAAAGAACTGAAGCATGAACCTAACCAACTCAACTTAGTATCGGTTAGTACGACTCTAGTgcatgaaatttaattttgtaCTATTACCTTTGGTTAGGCCGACTCTAGTGCATGAAATTTAGGGTTGGTATCGTGGAGGATGCAAATTTTAGACGTTAGATAAACTCTTTCTTGTAGTGAGTTTCAAGTGAGTTGCGCTGGCCTAGAGTCGCCTAAAGTGACGCAAAAGCGTATCGTCAGCTATGTGAGCCCCGACACCAACGCTAAATTAGAGCTAGCACCGCTTTTTCCTACACGACATCAATCTTGGGCCGAAGTTGATCAATATTTCCTTGTAGTGAAATGGGACAGTCTAACATACCCCAATGACTAGTTTAGCAcatcataaaaaaaagtaagaaatgtgTTATAGTACTCGTAATCCTTTTATCTTAAACGCAAACGGGATCCACCTAAGGTGAGGTTAGAGAACCCCATGGGGTAAGTTAGTGAACCCATTATAAATAGATAAATAGGGAATTACAAATTACATGTTGAATACTACATGAGCAAAATTCTTTCCTATTATAAGAGGAGAGGGACCTATATAATTAGATACCACCATTGGCTGTGTGTGTGCCCGGTATCATGTGCGACTAGTTGTTCACTTTAGCTTTAGATGCCATGAGTACCATATATAGTTGCGATCACTTTGCCACTCGTCACAAAGGAGGTTCAGTATTCCCATGCAGAAGTTTTCATCAATCCACGCTTTACCTTTTGATATATTAGTTAATTTTAAGAGGCGACACTTTCTCCCTTCTCTCTTCTTCTATATGTAGTTAATCTTCTTTccttatatataatatatcttCCCCAGAAGAACAATTCCTTCTCTTAATTTGTCACCGAGTTCCAAAAAGTTTCATTATGTTTGCATATTCTGGTACACAGCCTTTGTCCCTTTTAATTTGTTGATCACTTCCCTCATATAAGCTAGCAAACAATGGTTTTTGgatgatttttatttataagACACTTCTTTTTGCATGGCTTGTgatacatcatcatcatcatctcccTTCTCCACTTGTATGGctctcttcttctctttgcTCCTATTCTCTCATTTCACTATGACTGTGTCAGACCCTT
This window harbors:
- the LOC130715769 gene encoding peroxidase 7, translated to MSNSLFSLLILLLPCTILASPHSPEDFDEPITSFPGETIYTLKVPTLEENNFDNLLSFGHYQKSCPQFESILNRKVQEWIHKDYTLAASLLRLHFHDCSIRGCDASILLNHDGSERSAQASKTLRGFDVIDDIKAELEKHCPKTVSCADILTAATRDATVKLGGPYWPVPYGRKDGLVSIAKEAEMVPMGHENITSLVEFFQSKGLNVLDLVVLSGAHTIGRASCGSIQYRLYNYNGTGKPDPSIAPKYLNFLQRKCRWASEYVDLDATTPRAFDPVYYINLKKKMGLLSTDQLLYSDPRTSPIVSAFAGAPYVFTHQFAVSMAKLGDVEVLTGEDEGEIRTNCNAINAY